A single bacterium DNA region contains:
- the hpnC gene encoding squalene synthase HpnC: MESELQSVDVEALAKSHYENFPVARFVRKDLKSAIYAIYAFARTADDFADEPEFAGKRLQLLGLWRQQLKECTEGKASISIFKALLPVIQEKHLPVQWLNQLLDAFEYDVKHARHKSFEDLIAYAQLSANPIGRCVLFLHGYDNEVLYNKSDALCTALQLSNFWQDISVDAQRQRFYLPQDMLKHYQCTEQQVVEGQFNQGLKALVQDLCDKTQDYFDQAQGLAQQLQFPLSLEVALTSQGGQEILKKIKAQDYNTVNTRPKLNKGSFIKLLFKSLFLSFQRTTKKI, from the coding sequence GTGGAATCAGAGTTACAATCGGTTGACGTTGAAGCCTTGGCCAAAAGCCATTATGAAAACTTTCCTGTGGCACGGTTTGTTCGGAAAGATTTGAAATCAGCCATCTACGCCATCTACGCTTTTGCTAGAACTGCAGATGATTTTGCTGATGAGCCAGAGTTTGCAGGCAAACGTTTACAGTTATTAGGGTTGTGGCGGCAACAATTAAAAGAATGTACTGAAGGTAAAGCAAGTATCAGTATTTTTAAAGCCTTGTTACCCGTCATTCAAGAAAAGCATTTACCGGTACAATGGTTGAATCAGCTGTTGGATGCCTTTGAATATGATGTCAAACATGCAAGACATAAAAGCTTTGAAGATTTGATTGCATACGCGCAGCTGTCTGCCAATCCTATAGGACGATGCGTGCTGTTTTTGCATGGCTATGATAATGAAGTTTTATATAATAAATCAGATGCTTTATGTACGGCCCTGCAGTTAAGCAATTTTTGGCAAGACATAAGCGTGGATGCGCAAAGGCAAAGGTTTTATTTGCCCCAAGACATGTTAAAACACTATCAATGCACAGAACAACAAGTGGTAGAGGGTCAGTTTAATCAGGGTTTAAAGGCTCTGGTACAAGACCTATGTGATAAAACCCAAGACTATTTTGATCAAGCGCAAGGTTTAGCACAACAGTTGCAATTTCCCTTGTCCTTGGAAGTTGCTTTAACGAGCCAGGGTGGACAGGAAATATTAAAAAAAATTAAAGCGCAAGATTACAATACGGTCAACACCAGACCAAAATTGAACAAGGGTTCTTTTATAAAATTATTATTTAAAAGTTTATTTCTATCTTTTCAAAGGACCACAAAAAAAATATGA
- a CDS encoding PilZ domain-containing protein, whose product MSDDQRKKLLELRKFASSRISAKLPVVVNHPSQFKFESLNVSHHGMLLQGSEPLTMGTIIKLKTVLPPHKKTVTITARVVRSTQDQAIHSIGIQFLEIDPQAYMYWLEYIYKIEMMDTQESNASATKMILNERKKHGFNTRKILVSFDTQQQAKQFVLEKIRDHKIFLNLSTLKIPGDTLLLSFSIVNQHKDLQIKTKILRSEDASFKPDWAVLGLPLKINEPEEDIRVKLNHFSS is encoded by the coding sequence ATGTCAGACGATCAACGAAAAAAACTTTTAGAACTTAGAAAATTTGCCAGCTCACGCATATCAGCAAAGCTGCCCGTTGTCGTTAATCACCCGAGTCAATTTAAATTTGAAAGCCTCAATGTCAGTCACCATGGCATGCTTCTCCAAGGCTCAGAGCCTTTAACTATGGGTACAATCATCAAGCTTAAAACCGTCTTACCTCCTCATAAAAAAACCGTAACAATTACAGCCCGTGTTGTACGCAGCACTCAAGACCAGGCGATTCACTCTATTGGCATACAGTTTTTAGAGATTGATCCACAAGCGTACATGTATTGGTTAGAATACATCTATAAGATTGAAATGATGGATACCCAAGAATCGAATGCTTCAGCCACAAAAATGATTCTTAATGAACGCAAGAAACATGGTTTTAATACCAGGAAAATTTTGGTTTCTTTTGATACGCAACAACAAGCCAAACAGTTTGTTCTTGAAAAAATTCGTGATCATAAAATTTTTCTTAACCTATCAACCTTAAAAATTCCTGGTGACACCTTGTTGTTATCATTTTCTATTGTTAATCAACATAAAGACTTACAAATTAAAACCAAGATTTTACGCAGTGAAGATGCTTCATTTAAACCAGATTGGGCTGTATTAGGCTTACCCTTAAAAATTAATGAGCCTGAAGAAGATATAAGAGTTAAACTCAACCACTTTTCAAGTTAA
- a CDS encoding squalene/phytoene synthase family protein, which translates to MSSKLSMQARSKRKKSSFSRAFWVVNAQQFWALETLYAFCREVDDIVDETPNIHRAAKDLQVWEDFLLKKVPPNTELQQDVAQMLLMFPQLKVADLLWIIKGMRSDLHKHRYASCQELLNYCDSVASAVGLAILAIMGLNREHYYDFALATGRALQLTNILRDLKEDAQRDRIYVPKEILQAFGCHEQQVLSGDDHNGSLMKMMIRMDKWAQEEYEKSERFLFEHIDDKVKSLPAQIMRKTYRCLLKKIRNKKYTVYTYKIKLSMLDKMYVLMWSVWRYCSYQVKRYWAKA; encoded by the coding sequence ATGTCCTCAAAGTTAAGTATGCAAGCACGATCAAAAAGAAAAAAATCCAGCTTTTCTAGAGCGTTTTGGGTGGTGAATGCCCAACAATTTTGGGCCTTAGAGACTTTGTATGCTTTTTGTCGGGAAGTTGATGATATCGTTGATGAAACACCCAATATTCATCGTGCAGCTAAAGACTTGCAAGTGTGGGAAGATTTTTTATTAAAAAAAGTTCCTCCCAATACAGAGTTACAACAAGATGTAGCCCAAATGTTGTTGATGTTTCCACAATTAAAAGTGGCAGATTTATTATGGATTATTAAAGGTATGCGCAGTGATCTTCACAAACATAGATATGCCAGTTGCCAAGAGCTTTTAAATTATTGTGATAGCGTTGCCAGTGCGGTGGGTTTGGCAATTTTAGCCATTATGGGGTTGAATCGTGAACACTATTATGACTTTGCTTTAGCCACAGGTAGAGCCTTGCAATTGACCAATATTTTGCGTGACCTTAAAGAAGATGCGCAACGGGATAGAATCTATGTTCCAAAAGAAATCCTTCAAGCCTTTGGCTGTCATGAGCAACAAGTCTTAAGTGGTGATGATCATAACGGATCCTTGATGAAAATGATGATAAGGATGGACAAATGGGCGCAAGAAGAATATGAAAAATCTGAACGATTTTTATTTGAGCATATAGACGATAAGGTTAAAAGTTTGCCTGCACAGATTATGCGTAAAACGTATCGATGCTTATTAAAAAAGATACGTAATAAAAAATACACGGTTTATACATATAAAATTAAACTGAGTATGTTAGACAAAATGTATGTATTGATGTGGTCTGTTTGGCGCTACTGTAGTTATCAAGTGAAGCGATATTGGGCAAAAGCTTGA
- a CDS encoding PilZ domain-containing protein, producing the protein MSTIEKRRENRNSGESLVCFEGDNFSIFSKLHDFSDHGAFIATHYLLDPGTQVTLSFIDGRLKDKKRSAKVVHSSAAKLIDGKPIVGLGLEFVGEA; encoded by the coding sequence ATGTCAACAATTGAAAAGAGAAGAGAAAATAGAAACAGTGGTGAGTCACTGGTTTGCTTTGAGGGCGATAACTTTTCTATTTTTTCAAAATTACATGATTTTAGTGACCATGGTGCATTTATAGCCACCCATTATTTATTGGACCCAGGCACACAAGTGACTTTATCTTTTATTGATGGTCGTCTAAAAGACAAAAAACGCAGTGCCAAAGTTGTTCATTCTAGTGCAGCAAAACTGATTGATGGTAAGCCAATTGTGGGTTTAGGCTTAGAGTTTGTTGGAGAAGCTTAA
- the hpnE gene encoding hydroxysqualene dehydroxylase HpnE has protein sequence MQKQMLMHELGEIVMKNEKIWDCIVVGAGVSGLACASSLAKKDKSVLVLEKSPLLGGRTSSVFNKRAATVLDNGQHILMGCYQETKRFLKRIGSSQDVQFLEQEPIVIKGLEKQGVFSMGRGASSWNLLWAMIKFKAIPFFDRFKVIQVGKALKQEKTDHLRSKTVKSWLESLDQSQALLERFWEPLCLATLNQNMEQACAAEFAVVLKKTFLSSDPQANSIGLCTKGLSEIFGLPAKKFIESKQGKILNRSAVISFYKTREKIYEVETDKEIFLSKKLVLALPPDQLFFLARESRIKKLLDSLRYITNLKASPIVTIYVKLKKQEDKALFFAINDKQSAKMVGFWNSPLHWLFDRPSFIEEKGDQYISMVRSAADAWLDKKPSQIFSEVCKTLDTLYGIEFKSMVEHYSIRKEAKATWVLKNLRYKTNVKERTYDPDLYLCGDWLDIELPSTIEAAARSGQRVAKHILRHSKNK, from the coding sequence ATGCAGAAACAGATGTTGATGCATGAGTTGGGTGAGATTGTTATGAAAAATGAAAAAATTTGGGATTGTATCGTTGTTGGTGCGGGTGTTTCAGGCTTAGCCTGTGCAAGCAGCTTGGCTAAAAAAGATAAATCAGTATTGGTGTTAGAGAAGTCTCCTTTATTAGGAGGGAGGACTTCATCTGTTTTTAATAAGCGTGCAGCAACAGTGCTGGATAACGGGCAGCATATTCTAATGGGCTGCTACCAAGAAACCAAACGTTTTTTAAAACGTATTGGATCAAGTCAAGATGTTCAGTTTTTAGAGCAAGAGCCAATAGTGATTAAAGGTTTAGAAAAACAGGGCGTTTTTTCTATGGGTAGAGGCGCGTCGTCATGGAACTTACTTTGGGCCATGATAAAGTTTAAAGCCATTCCATTTTTTGATCGGTTTAAAGTAATCCAAGTTGGCAAGGCCCTAAAACAGGAAAAAACAGATCATTTAAGAAGTAAAACGGTTAAGTCCTGGTTGGAAAGTCTTGACCAAAGCCAAGCTTTGCTTGAACGTTTTTGGGAGCCTCTGTGCTTGGCAACACTGAATCAAAATATGGAGCAAGCCTGTGCAGCAGAGTTTGCGGTGGTATTGAAAAAAACATTTTTAAGTTCTGACCCACAAGCCAATAGTATTGGCTTGTGCACAAAGGGCTTAAGTGAAATCTTTGGCCTACCGGCAAAGAAATTTATTGAAAGTAAGCAGGGTAAAATACTCAATCGTAGTGCAGTAATATCCTTTTATAAAACCCGTGAGAAAATATATGAGGTTGAAACAGATAAAGAGATCTTTTTAAGTAAAAAGCTAGTTTTGGCTTTGCCACCAGATCAATTATTCTTTTTAGCCAGAGAATCACGAATCAAAAAGCTATTGGATAGCTTACGTTATATTACCAACCTTAAAGCATCACCGATAGTGACGATTTATGTGAAGTTAAAAAAACAAGAAGACAAAGCCTTGTTTTTTGCAATTAATGACAAACAATCTGCAAAGATGGTGGGCTTTTGGAACAGTCCTTTGCATTGGCTATTTGATCGACCAAGCTTCATTGAGGAAAAGGGAGATCAATACATCAGCATGGTCCGTTCAGCAGCAGATGCATGGCTTGATAAAAAACCCAGCCAGATTTTTTCTGAAGTGTGTAAAACCTTGGATACCTTGTATGGGATTGAATTTAAAAGCATGGTAGAACATTATTCTATCCGTAAAGAAGCCAAGGCTACTTGGGTTTTAAAAAACCTGCGTTACAAAACCAATGTTAAAGAGAGAACTTATGACCCAGACTTGTATTTGTGTGGTGATTGGCTAGATATTGAATTACCCAGCACGATTGAAGCTGCAGCCAGAAGTGGACAACGGGTAGCCAAGCATATTTTAAGGCATAGCAAAAATAAGTAG
- a CDS encoding arginine deiminase-related protein yields the protein MEKVISDIEQATPSEVSEIPLDNIIMCPPHYFNVIDVKNVHMQGQIGNVDQSKAQLQWNAMKQAVIDEGYVVYEIEPIENLEDMVFAANPAFVGRNSKGEKIGLLSNMKHASRKKEVKSYGQWFEKHGYQVRTLSSTNYNFEGNGDALWHPEKRMIWGGYGFRTQWEVYDEISKIYDAPVCRVNLQNPHFYHLDTCFCPLNSESVLYYPHAFDEEGIHLIRHYFKDPIEVDQKEAQHNFACNSLVLGKSVFIQKGSPKTVAALKERNFKTIELDTSEFMKSGGSVFCMKLQVY from the coding sequence ATGGAAAAAGTAATCAGTGATATTGAACAGGCAACACCTTCGGAAGTAAGTGAGATTCCATTGGACAATATCATTATGTGTCCACCTCATTACTTTAATGTGATTGATGTAAAAAATGTACACATGCAAGGTCAAATTGGCAATGTTGATCAGAGTAAGGCACAGCTACAATGGAATGCGATGAAACAAGCCGTTATTGATGAAGGTTATGTTGTGTATGAAATAGAGCCCATAGAAAACCTAGAAGACATGGTGTTTGCCGCTAATCCAGCATTTGTTGGTAGAAACAGCAAAGGTGAAAAAATAGGCTTACTGTCCAATATGAAGCACGCTTCAAGAAAAAAAGAAGTCAAAAGCTATGGACAATGGTTTGAAAAGCATGGCTATCAGGTTAGAACACTATCCAGTACAAACTATAACTTTGAAGGTAATGGAGATGCTTTATGGCACCCAGAGAAGCGTATGATCTGGGGCGGTTATGGTTTTAGAACCCAGTGGGAAGTCTATGATGAAATTTCAAAAATATACGACGCGCCAGTGTGTAGGGTTAATTTACAAAATCCGCATTTTTATCATTTAGATACCTGTTTTTGTCCATTGAACTCAGAGAGTGTGTTGTATTATCCCCATGCCTTTGATGAGGAAGGTATTCATTTAATCAGACATTATTTTAAAGATCCTATAGAGGTTGATCAAAAAGAAGCGCAACATAATTTTGCATGCAACAGCTTGGTTTTAGGAAAAAGTGTATTCATCCAAAAAGGTAGTCCTAAAACAGTAGCTGCACTTAAAGAAAGAAACTTTAAAACTATAGAGCTTGATACATCTGAATTTATGAAGTCTGGTGGCAGTGTGTTTTGCATGAAATTGCAAGTGTATTAA